From the genome of Uranotaenia lowii strain MFRU-FL unplaced genomic scaffold, ASM2978415v1 HiC_scaffold_756, whole genome shotgun sequence, one region includes:
- the LOC129760765 gene encoding cyclin-H, which produces MYPQSSQRKHWTFKSEQELSELRVKQNKNFILRHGSGMSEEQRAAFFLSADEERLLLKQYELQLKEFCKRFEPPMPKYVVGTAFHYFKRFYLNNSSMDYHPKEILATCVYLSCKVEEFNVSIGQFVANIKGDRSKAMDIILSNELLLMQELNYYLTIYNPIRPVEGFLIDIKTRCNMNNPDRLRPGIDDFIDKTFLTDAPLLYAPSQIALAAVLHAASKEQENLDSYVTESLFGTAKDKLPVLIEAVRRVRSMVRTIELPQKDKVRSLEKKLEKCRNQENNPDSHIYKQRMKKMYEDEDDVELLGSSYHMSTTDASLEITQLNSSTNAANMSIE; this is translated from the exons ATGTATCCACAAAGCTCGCAGCGCAAACATTGGACATTCAAAAGCGAACAGGAGCTGTCCGAACTGCGggtgaaacaaaacaaaaactttattcTTCGGCATGGTTCTGGAATGAGc gaagAACAAAGGGCTGCCTTTTTTCTGTCGGCTGATGAGGAACGATTGCTGCTCAAACAGTACGAGCTGCAGTTGAAAGAGTTCTGCAAAAGATTCGAGCCACCCATGCCGAAATATGTGGTCGGAACAGCATTCCACTATTTTAAACGCTTCTATCTCAATAACTCGTCAATGGACTACCACCCGAAAGAAATACT GGCGACATGTGTTTATCTTTCCTGCAAAGTTGAGGAATTCAACGTTTCCATAGGGCAATTTGTTGCCAACATCAAAGGTGACCGGAGCAAGGCAATGGACATCATCCTGTCCAATGAGCTTTTGCTGATGCAGGAGCTCAACTACTATCTTACAATTTACAATCCGATTCGTCCCGTGGAAGGTTTCCTAATTGATATAAAG ACACGCTGTAATATGAACAACCCAGATCGGCTGAGGCCAGGAATAGatgattttattgataaaacGTTCTTAACAGATGCCCCTTTGCTTTATGCACCATCTCag ATTGCGCTAGCAGCTGTGCTGCATGCGGCTAGCAAGGAACAGGAAAATCTGGACAGCTACGTTACCGAGTCGTTGTTTGGTACGGCCAAGGACAAGTTGCCGGTGTTGATCGAAGCGGTGCGGAGAGTTCGTTCGATGGTTCGAACCATAGAGCTTCCGCAGAAGGACAAGGTGCGGTCACTGGAGAAAAAGCTGGAAAAATGTCGCAATCAAGAGAATAACCCGGACAGCCACAT CTACAAACAACGAATGAAAAAGATGTATGAAGATGAGGATGATGTCGAATTGTTGGGTTCTTCATACCACATGAGCACCACGGATGCCAGTCTGGAAATAACGCAGCTAAATAGCAGTACGAATGCCGCAAATATGTCTATAGAATAG
- the LOC129760767 gene encoding ribonuclease H2 subunit B — MTANKHFFILEDPVKSELGSDSDQLQIITLRNPATGKASKYLLRDGGKLLYELNCFNEPKRSWFMDESVCSNGKIYIPTRMDPLFLIIPYLEKNCTGKAVPLEHILADNEFPHSEKLTSTVQEGQLAMVADEKKAGNFRAYKYNEEKVLDWLSRKCHLLEKSLAKTTKYSQSHNFVKEEKENDPQDQLQAGEMIHYAHGVLSDYLSLDLSGKLSKTLGIPEEKTGGNNKRKSTAEIEISQIKKVKKEEIHETTPIKAVEKKVSAKSKALAKAATNTKSIASFFKK; from the exons ATGACTGCAAATAAGCATTTTTTCATACTCGAAG ATCCGGTGAAATCAGAACTTGGCAGCGACTCCGACCAGCTGCAAATAATCACGCTGCGCAACCCAGCTACTGGCAAAGCGTCTAAATATTTACTGCGGGATGGAGGCAAACTGCTGTACGAACTAAACTGCTTCAATGAGCCGAAAAGATCTTGGTTCATGGACGAATCAGTTTGCTCTAACGGTAAAATCTACATCCCGACCCGGATGGACCCACTGTTCCTTATCATTCCTTACTTGGAGAAGAACTGCACGGGAAAAGCGGTCCCCCTGGAACACATATTGGCGGACAATGAATTCCCGCATTCAGAAAAGCTAACATCCACTGTACAAGAGGGTCAATTAGCCATGGTGGCTGACGAGAAAAAGGCCGGAAATTTTCGTGCTTACAAATACAATGAAGAAAAAGTTCTAGACTGGCTTAGCAGGAAATGCCATCTACTCGAAAAATCGTtggcaaaaacaacaaaatattcgCAATCTCATAATTTTGTGAAAGAAGAAAAGGAAAACGACCCTCAAGATCAGCTCCAGGCTGGCGAAATGATACACTACGCCCATGGGGTGTTGTCCGACTATTTAAGCCTAGATCTGAGCGGGAAGCTGTCCAAGACCCTTGGGATACCGGAAGAAAAAACGGGTGGCAACAACAAGCGCAAGTCAACGGCTGAAATCGAAATCAGCCAAataaagaaagtcaaaaaagagGAAATACACGAAACGACTCCCATCAAGGCCGTCGAGAAAAAGGTAAGTGCCAAGTCGAAAGCTTTGGCCAAAGCTGCCACCAACACGAAAAGTATTGCAAGTTTTTTCAAGAAGTAA
- the LOC129760768 gene encoding SNAPIN protein homolog, with protein sequence MNEDRSDSSVTSIEDDDDEEQTDNTENLCENPTRDILTEGFFRLFKPVIDDLDQNIRGARLNQMELRQQLDELSQEMKNLNFENDPQLHEYFKRMVHIKQKVVVIMNILQGAQERLLALCQQQEASNSDNPNP encoded by the exons ATGAACGAAGATCGCTCGGACAGTTCCGTGACTTCGATCGAGGATGACGACGACGAGGAGCAGACGGATAACACCGAAAATTTGTGCGAAAACCCTACCAGGGATATCTTGACCGAAGGTTTCTTTCGTCTTTTCAAGCCTGTCATCGACGATCTGGATCAAAACATCCGTGGAGCTCGATTGAATCAGATGGAATTGCGACAGCAGCTCGACGAGCTTTCGCAAGAGATGAAAAATCTTAACTTCGAAAACGATCCGCAGTTGCACGAATATTTCAAGCGGATGGTGCATATTAAGCAAAAAGTGGTTGTAATAATGAACATCCTGCAGGGTGCACag GAACGGTTGCTTGCGCTATGTCAACAGCAAGAAGCGTCCAATTCCGACAACCCCAATCCTTGA